The Streptomyces achromogenes genome window below encodes:
- a CDS encoding wax ester/triacylglycerol synthase domain-containing protein encodes MPGSHLPLMEEGMARWPFGPPNAGIALDFTGVPPTLDELRALVGDRWKALPRLTQTLVAPGRPRTGLAWWTGRHRWARRDGHDLGRQVDEADGTLRDAVRLWFHTPFPAGRPPWSLHLLRGSAEGEFSLLFRMHHSLLDGRSLTTLLRALFDDGGPLDGAASLAVPGPRRRTVRPAPAVGGPPGLLTAGRAVPLPHRGAREPAYTVVRLRADVLRAAREAAPARTATTNEVFLATVSGVLRSCLSAAETDPPVSVSGTASDGDRPRIGDRTRNADRGRRRERGREPGPVWLSVPVDERPDDCGEFLGNAFANVRVPAPVTLSDPAARLTACTGLLTPVTRPRRTSEKLFEGTLAAVPGATMALAGGKIFAPAYAPAACSYVHLREQGQTLAGRPLRRLTIVPMVPPADTATFALGGCTRGHTLSVATNSGSQDAELLAEAFLDELTLLAERTP; translated from the coding sequence ATGCCCGGATCGCATCTGCCCTTGATGGAAGAAGGCATGGCCCGCTGGCCCTTCGGCCCGCCCAACGCCGGGATCGCCCTGGATTTCACGGGCGTCCCGCCCACGCTGGACGAGCTGCGGGCGCTGGTCGGCGACCGCTGGAAGGCGCTGCCCCGGCTCACCCAGACGCTGGTCGCCCCCGGCCGACCCCGGACGGGCCTCGCCTGGTGGACCGGCCGGCATCGCTGGGCGCGACGGGACGGCCACGATCTGGGCCGGCAGGTCGACGAAGCGGACGGCACCCTGCGGGACGCCGTGCGGCTGTGGTTCCACACGCCGTTCCCCGCCGGCCGGCCGCCGTGGAGCCTGCACCTGCTGCGGGGCTCCGCCGAGGGGGAGTTCTCCCTCCTCTTCCGGATGCATCACAGCCTGCTGGACGGCCGTTCGCTGACGACCCTGCTGCGGGCCCTGTTCGACGACGGCGGCCCGCTGGACGGCGCCGCCTCCCTGGCGGTGCCGGGCCCCCGGCGACGGACGGTCCGGCCGGCCCCGGCCGTGGGGGGCCCGCCGGGGCTGCTCACCGCGGGACGCGCGGTCCCCCTGCCGCACCGGGGGGCGCGGGAGCCGGCCTACACGGTCGTGCGGCTGCGCGCCGACGTGCTGCGGGCCGCGCGCGAGGCCGCGCCCGCCCGCACGGCGACCACCAACGAGGTGTTCCTGGCGACGGTCTCGGGCGTCCTGCGCTCCTGCCTGTCCGCCGCGGAGACCGACCCTCCCGTCTCCGTCTCCGGGACGGCCTCCGACGGCGACCGACCCCGCATCGGCGACCGGACCCGCAACGCCGACCGGGGTCGGCGGAGGGAGAGGGGGCGGGAGCCCGGGCCGGTCTGGCTGTCGGTCCCGGTCGACGAACGCCCTGACGACTGCGGTGAGTTCCTGGGCAACGCCTTCGCCAACGTCCGCGTGCCCGCGCCGGTGACCCTGTCCGACCCCGCGGCCCGGCTCACCGCGTGCACCGGTCTGCTGACCCCGGTCACCCGGCCCCGGCGCACCTCCGAGAAGCTGTTCGAGGGCACGCTCGCGGCGGTGCCCGGGGCGACCATGGCCCTGGCCGGCGGGAAGATCTTCGCGCCCGCGTACGCACCGGCCGCCTGCTCCTACGTCCACCTGCGCGAACAGGGCCAGACCCTGGCCGGACGACCGTTGCGCCGCCTCACCATCGTCCCCATGGTGCCCCCGGCCGACACGGCCACCTTCGCGCTGGGCGGCTGCACCCGGGGTCACACGCTGAGCGTCGCCACCAACTCGGGCAGCCAGGACGCCGAACTGCTGGCGGAGGCCTTCCTCGACGAGCTCACCCTCCTCGCCGAACGCACCCCCTGA
- a CDS encoding macrolide family glycosyltransferase: MPGPQPHPAHIAVFNVPMHGHVNPTLGVVEELVRRGHRVTYAVTEEFVHQVKAAGAEPVLYPDAGDGSEAPEEMGEGFARVVDTALASLPALTRAFDRDRPDLVLCDVYAFAGLLLGASRQTPVVVASPTHLAYDGIVPEFFGVPGLPQIPGFGKLTAAFAEHGVDSARILELVHPEHAVAFFPRAFQRRADTVAARDVAYVGPALGDRSYQGSWQPPRPDLPVLLVSLGSQFTRRPDFYRSCVQAFAELPWHVVMSVGHAVAPDELGPLPDTVEVHPHVPQLAVLAHADAFVTHAGMGGTMDALHYGVPLVAVPQMAEQRVNAARIEQLRLGVHLPRETVTPEALREAVLRVSSDRDVRAGVAAMRREITDAGGAGAAADLIERAL; the protein is encoded by the coding sequence GTGCCTGGTCCTCAACCGCATCCCGCGCACATCGCCGTGTTCAACGTTCCGATGCACGGGCACGTCAATCCGACGCTGGGGGTCGTCGAGGAGCTCGTACGGCGGGGGCACCGGGTCACGTACGCCGTCACCGAGGAGTTCGTGCACCAGGTGAAGGCGGCCGGAGCCGAGCCCGTGCTCTACCCGGACGCCGGGGACGGCTCGGAGGCGCCGGAGGAGATGGGCGAGGGGTTCGCCCGGGTCGTCGACACCGCGCTGGCCTCGCTTCCCGCCCTGACCCGGGCGTTCGACCGGGACCGTCCGGACCTGGTGCTGTGCGACGTCTACGCCTTCGCCGGACTGCTGCTGGGGGCGAGCCGGCAGACGCCCGTCGTGGTGGCGTCCCCCACCCATCTGGCCTACGACGGCATCGTCCCCGAGTTCTTCGGCGTGCCCGGGCTGCCCCAGATCCCGGGCTTCGGGAAGCTGACGGCCGCCTTCGCGGAGCACGGGGTGGACAGCGCGCGGATCCTCGAGCTCGTGCACCCCGAGCACGCCGTCGCGTTCTTCCCCCGCGCCTTCCAGCGCAGGGCGGACACCGTCGCGGCACGCGACGTCGCGTATGTCGGACCCGCGCTCGGCGACCGCTCCTACCAGGGTTCCTGGCAGCCCCCGCGGCCGGACCTGCCGGTCCTGCTGGTGTCGCTGGGCTCCCAGTTCACCCGGCGGCCGGACTTCTACCGGTCCTGTGTCCAGGCCTTCGCGGAGCTGCCCTGGCATGTGGTGATGTCCGTCGGCCACGCCGTCGCGCCGGACGAGCTGGGGCCCCTCCCGGACACCGTCGAAGTCCATCCGCACGTGCCCCAGCTGGCTGTGCTCGCCCACGCGGACGCCTTCGTCACCCACGCCGGGATGGGCGGCACGATGGATGCGCTGCACTACGGCGTGCCGCTGGTGGCGGTGCCGCAGATGGCCGAGCAGCGGGTCAACGCCGCCCGGATCGAACAGCTCCGGCTCGGCGTCCATCTGCCCCGCGAGACCGTCACGCCCGAGGCGCTGCGCGAGGCCGTCCTGCGGGTGTCGTCCGACCGGGACGTGCGGGCGGGCGTGGCAGCCATGCGCCGGGAGATCACAGATGCCGGCGGGGCGGGCGCCGCGGCCGACCTGATCGAGCGGGCCCTGTAG
- a CDS encoding acyl-CoA thioesterase codes for MSHALASDVRRTSTARPPHDAPDRRPHLYLRQVRMSDLDSMQHVNNARLLEMIQDAHIDLFYLRPGLPGQEIRPRFVYARHELDYTEPLVLEPEPVTIVTTIGDLRRSSFRVTSRVTRDARVFCTCVSTAVAYDPDARRSRRLEEEELALAARHATPEPGR; via the coding sequence TTGAGCCACGCCCTGGCGTCCGACGTCCGCCGCACGAGCACCGCGCGCCCTCCCCACGACGCGCCGGACCGCCGGCCGCACCTGTATCTCCGGCAGGTCCGCATGAGCGACCTGGACTCCATGCAGCATGTGAACAACGCACGGTTGCTCGAGATGATCCAGGACGCCCACATCGACCTGTTCTACCTGCGCCCCGGGCTGCCCGGGCAGGAGATCCGCCCGCGGTTCGTGTACGCGCGCCACGAGCTCGACTACACCGAGCCGCTCGTGCTGGAGCCCGAGCCGGTCACCATCGTCACCACCATCGGCGACCTGCGCCGCTCGTCCTTCCGGGTCACCAGCCGCGTCACCCGTGACGCGCGGGTGTTCTGCACCTGCGTCAGCACGGCCGTCGCGTACGACCCCGACGCGCGCCGCTCGCGCCGCCTCGAGGAGGAGGAACTCGCCCTGGCGGCCCGCCACGCCACTCCGGAGCCGGGGCGCTGA
- a CDS encoding copper resistance CopC/CopD family protein yields MSEGRDGGRPQGRHGDGPGPGPDGGPGGGPLGRSRRAWFGGGRFDGVPPAGRRRRLRGLVLVGAVLVLLGLGAGPASAHAALRSADPVDGSVVKTSPGSITLTFTESVGLLDDSFRVFDPDNQRVKTGRAGHADGRADTARVTLPRSLGTGTFTVAWRVVSADSHPIAGAFTFSVGKPSAVPPVLPSTSVEDPATSGLFNIGRYLAYLAAALLIGTGVFVAVCGPPDVRPLRRLLLAGWWALAGSTVFLLLLRAPYETGAGPAQALDLSGLTRTLGTRPGLALVARLVLLAAVAALLLRQRALPRGERPSRASLVTGGALAVALTLTWAAAEHASAGIQVPAAMTSSVLHLLAMAAWLGGLTALLTLLHRASVPSYVVTRFSRTAGLSVVVLVVTGVYQSWRGLGSTSALTDTTYGRVLLAKLAAVTLLLMAGAWSRRTVRDATAVSATKTAKPATKTADAVSTATTPGNVTTEATEATVTTEAAAVREATAKRDARVPQPVGGRAAVAADADADRAPHRAVADSGTDRPQADDDTGSRPTDSDPKEAAPPADAPSADDSPAGSPRTAAPTRTFAPTRTPVDPRRSLRRSVLVEVAVAVVVLVLTTVLTGTLPGRAAAEAASEAAAGQGIGLPVASVVDVPFSFGSPGVSNVRGKAQVTLDPGRVGDNNVQAVVYGPDGGFVSVPELRISFTLPDQDVGPLDAKVTDKGGYWAAEAVNLPIPGDWEMKVTVRVSEVDQVSVTKPVRVER; encoded by the coding sequence GTGAGCGAAGGGCGCGATGGCGGGCGACCCCAGGGCCGGCACGGCGACGGGCCCGGCCCCGGACCCGACGGCGGACCGGGCGGCGGCCCCCTCGGCCGCTCCCGCCGCGCGTGGTTCGGCGGAGGGCGGTTCGACGGTGTGCCGCCGGCCGGTCGACGGCGCCGGCTGCGGGGGCTGGTGCTGGTGGGCGCCGTGCTCGTCCTGCTCGGCCTCGGCGCCGGACCGGCCTCGGCTCACGCGGCCCTCCGCAGCGCCGATCCGGTGGACGGAAGCGTCGTCAAGACGTCCCCCGGCTCGATCACCCTCACCTTCACCGAGTCGGTGGGCCTGCTCGACGACTCCTTCCGCGTCTTCGACCCGGACAACCAGCGGGTGAAGACGGGACGGGCGGGGCACGCCGACGGCCGCGCCGACACCGCGCGCGTCACCCTGCCCCGCAGTCTCGGCACCGGCACGTTCACGGTGGCCTGGCGCGTGGTGTCCGCCGACAGCCACCCGATCGCCGGCGCCTTCACCTTCTCCGTGGGCAAGCCGTCCGCCGTCCCGCCGGTCCTGCCCAGCACCTCCGTGGAGGACCCGGCCACCAGCGGTCTGTTCAACATCGGCCGCTACCTCGCCTACCTCGCCGCCGCCCTCCTCATCGGCACCGGCGTCTTCGTCGCCGTCTGCGGCCCGCCGGACGTCCGCCCACTGCGCAGGCTGCTGCTGGCCGGCTGGTGGGCGCTCGCCGGATCGACGGTGTTCCTGCTCCTGCTCCGCGCCCCCTACGAGACCGGCGCCGGCCCGGCGCAGGCCCTGGACCTCTCGGGCCTGACCCGCACCCTGGGCACCCGTCCCGGTTTGGCCCTGGTGGCGCGGCTCGTCCTGCTGGCGGCGGTCGCGGCGCTGCTCCTGCGGCAGCGCGCGCTCCCCCGGGGGGAGCGGCCCTCGCGCGCTTCGCTCGTGACCGGCGGCGCGCTGGCCGTGGCCCTGACCCTGACCTGGGCCGCCGCGGAGCACGCGTCGGCCGGCATCCAGGTCCCGGCGGCGATGACGTCCTCGGTGCTCCACCTGCTGGCGATGGCGGCCTGGCTGGGCGGTCTGACGGCCCTCCTCACCCTGCTCCACCGCGCCTCCGTCCCCTCGTACGTGGTCACCCGTTTCTCCCGGACGGCCGGCCTCTCGGTCGTCGTCCTGGTGGTCACCGGCGTCTACCAGTCCTGGCGCGGTCTCGGCTCCACGTCCGCGCTGACGGACACGACGTACGGCCGGGTCCTGCTCGCGAAGCTCGCCGCGGTGACGCTCCTGCTGATGGCGGGGGCATGGTCGCGCCGGACGGTCCGCGACGCGACGGCGGTGTCGGCGACGAAGACGGCGAAGCCGGCGACGAAGACGGCCGACGCGGTGAGCACGGCGACGACACCGGGGAACGTGACGACCGAGGCGACCGAGGCGACCGTAACGACCGAGGCGGCCGCGGTCAGGGAGGCGACCGCGAAGAGGGACGCCCGGGTGCCGCAACCCGTGGGAGGACGGGCGGCCGTGGCGGCCGACGCCGACGCCGACCGCGCCCCCCACCGGGCCGTCGCCGACTCCGGCACGGACCGGCCCCAGGCCGACGACGACACGGGAAGCCGTCCCACCGACAGCGACCCGAAGGAGGCCGCGCCCCCGGCCGACGCACCGTCCGCCGACGACTCCCCCGCCGGATCGCCCCGCACCGCCGCCCCCACCCGCACCTTCGCCCCCACCCGCACGCCGGTCGACCCGCGGCGGTCGCTGCGGCGGTCCGTGCTGGTCGAGGTCGCCGTCGCGGTCGTCGTGCTCGTCCTGACGACCGTCCTCACCGGCACCCTGCCGGGCCGGGCGGCGGCCGAGGCGGCGAGCGAGGCGGCGGCCGGGCAGGGCATCGGACTGCCCGTGGCCTCCGTGGTCGACGTCCCCTTCTCCTTCGGCTCACCGGGCGTCAGCAACGTCCGGGGCAAGGCGCAGGTCACCCTCGACCCGGGGCGGGTCGGCGACAACAACGTGCAGGCCGTGGTCTACGGCCCCGACGGCGGCTTCGTCAGCGTGCCCGAACTGCGCATCTCCTTCACCCTCCCGGACCAGGACGTCGGCCCCCTCGACGCCAAGGTCACCGACAAGGGCGGCTACTGGGCCGCCGAGGCCGTCAACCTGCCCATTCCCGGAGACTGGGAGATGAAGGTGACCGTGCGGGTGTCGGAGGTCGACCAGGTGAGCGTGACGAAGCCGGTCCGCGTCGAGCGCTGA
- a CDS encoding GNAT family N-acetyltransferase has product MADRSAAGYDRSVLADDSSAPEGARGPAPQHAPGDAPHHIPAPPYVHRQTVGGLGVVGIRPLDAEADADVVHGWVREERAAFWGMNGLTRDQVADIYAHMDGLDTHHAFLVELDGVPVALFQTYEPAADRVGDCYEVAAGDLGIHLLLAPAGARGARSGWSSALMGVLASYVLLGLDRPRVVVDPDVRNEKAIARFLRQGFEAGPVVTLPEIDLPDVYLPEKKARLAFLRREVAFPA; this is encoded by the coding sequence ATGGCTGACCGTTCCGCAGCGGGGTACGACCGTTCCGTACTGGCGGACGACTCCTCGGCGCCGGAGGGCGCACGCGGTCCCGCGCCTCAGCACGCCCCCGGGGACGCCCCCCACCACATCCCCGCACCTCCGTACGTCCACCGGCAGACGGTCGGCGGGTTGGGCGTCGTCGGCATCCGTCCCCTCGACGCCGAGGCCGACGCGGACGTCGTCCACGGGTGGGTCCGCGAGGAGCGGGCCGCGTTCTGGGGCATGAACGGCCTGACGCGGGACCAGGTCGCCGACATCTACGCGCACATGGACGGCCTCGACACCCACCACGCGTTCCTGGTCGAGCTGGACGGCGTCCCGGTCGCCCTCTTCCAGACCTACGAGCCGGCCGCGGACCGGGTCGGTGACTGCTACGAGGTGGCCGCCGGCGACCTCGGCATCCATCTGCTCCTCGCGCCGGCGGGTGCGCGGGGCGCGCGGAGCGGCTGGTCGTCGGCGCTGATGGGCGTGCTCGCCTCGTACGTGCTGCTGGGCCTCGACCGGCCGCGGGTCGTGGTGGACCCCGACGTGCGCAACGAGAAGGCGATCGCCCGCTTCCTGCGGCAGGGTTTCGAGGCGGGCCCGGTCGTCACCCTGCCCGAGATCGACCTGCCGGACGTGTATCTGCCCGAGAAGAAGGCCCGGCTGGCGTTTCTGCGCCGGGAGGTAGCCTTCCCCGCGTGA
- a CDS encoding penicillin acylase family protein → MTTEIYRDAWGVPHLRADDARSLARLQGLVTARDRAWQLEVERHRARGSSASFLGPDALSWDLLVRRARLDDTARRCFDDLAGRDPETADWTRAYVDGVNEGLRETARAGHACGLAPEFARVGLAPGRWEPWTPLAVWLATHLLFAGFPAKLWREEAARHLGPEAVGLFATDGPGTSGSNGWLVSGDRTVTGQPVIAGDPHRFVEDPGVYQQIRLACDEFDVVGLAVPGVPGIAHFGHTGTVAWAITNAMADYQDLYRERLRRTGTGTGVEALGPDGCWRPVARHTELVRVAGEESVEVEVLETERGPVIAGGPEGLDGTPGSRDRAPGTPPTPGAPEAPGAHASPGTPPLAVSLRCPPRVTSDLGFQTLLPLLRARRVADVDRAFDQWVEPVNVVQAADTEGGLLHRVAGRVPRRATANGTRVVPAWEPGHEWTGWHETPRAGVTDGVAVMANQRGPAARLGVEFAAPHRADRIRTMLAGRRQWSASDMRAVHTDTRLASAEPLLERVSALDGLTGPAAALRERLLRWDRRMDADSEDAGRYAALRGAVVRRLAAHPAFAALTAPPAYPDVLLPWLALLPRIGFALEHLLRAEELYGVDRQRLVREALEETAGQPAAPWGDTHRLAPWRALPDPSYRGPALAGDHDCVLCTSSVPGATDLAARGPAARYVWDLARREDSLWVVPHGASGVPGHPHHHDQLPLWLEGELAPVVTDWAQLTKESDHG, encoded by the coding sequence GTGACCACCGAGATCTACCGCGACGCGTGGGGCGTCCCGCATCTGCGCGCCGACGACGCCCGATCGCTCGCCCGCCTCCAGGGACTGGTGACCGCACGGGACCGCGCCTGGCAGCTCGAGGTCGAACGGCACCGCGCGCGGGGCTCCTCGGCGTCGTTCCTCGGACCGGACGCCCTCTCCTGGGACCTGCTCGTGCGCCGCGCCCGCCTCGACGACACCGCGCGACGCTGCTTCGACGACCTGGCCGGGCGTGACCCCGAGACGGCCGACTGGACGCGCGCGTACGTCGACGGCGTCAACGAGGGCCTGCGGGAGACGGCACGCGCCGGCCATGCCTGCGGCCTCGCCCCCGAATTCGCGCGCGTCGGCCTCGCGCCCGGCCGCTGGGAACCCTGGACGCCGCTGGCCGTCTGGCTGGCCACGCACCTCCTGTTCGCCGGGTTCCCCGCCAAGCTGTGGCGCGAGGAGGCCGCCCGGCACCTCGGCCCCGAGGCGGTCGGGCTGTTCGCCACGGACGGGCCCGGCACCTCCGGCAGCAACGGCTGGCTGGTGAGCGGCGACCGCACGGTCACCGGGCAGCCGGTCATCGCCGGCGACCCGCACCGGTTCGTCGAGGACCCCGGCGTGTACCAGCAGATCCGCCTGGCCTGCGACGAGTTCGACGTCGTCGGACTCGCGGTCCCCGGAGTCCCCGGCATCGCGCACTTCGGGCACACCGGCACGGTCGCCTGGGCCATCACCAACGCCATGGCCGACTACCAGGATCTCTACCGCGAACGCCTGCGCCGCACCGGCACCGGCACCGGCGTCGAGGCGCTCGGCCCGGACGGCTGCTGGCGGCCGGTGGCCCGGCACACCGAACTCGTGCGGGTGGCGGGGGAGGAGTCCGTCGAGGTGGAGGTGCTCGAGACCGAGCGGGGTCCGGTGATCGCCGGAGGACCGGAGGGCCTCGACGGCACCCCCGGCTCACGTGACCGAGCCCCCGGCACCCCCCCAACACCTGGCGCCCCCGAGGCCCCCGGCGCCCATGCCTCCCCCGGTACCCCTCCGCTCGCGGTGAGCCTGCGCTGTCCGCCCCGGGTCACCTCCGACCTCGGCTTCCAAACCCTGCTCCCGCTGCTGCGGGCCCGCCGGGTCGCCGACGTGGACCGGGCCTTCGACCAGTGGGTCGAGCCCGTCAACGTCGTACAGGCCGCCGACACCGAGGGCGGTCTGCTGCACCGGGTCGCGGGCCGGGTGCCGCGCCGTGCCACGGCCAATGGCACCCGCGTCGTGCCCGCATGGGAACCCGGCCACGAGTGGACCGGCTGGCACGAGACGCCCCGCGCTGGAGTGACCGACGGCGTCGCGGTGATGGCCAACCAGCGCGGTCCGGCGGCGCGGCTGGGCGTCGAGTTCGCCGCGCCGCATCGCGCCGACCGCATCCGGACGATGCTGGCAGGCCGGCGGCAGTGGTCCGCGTCCGACATGCGGGCCGTCCACACGGACACCCGTCTCGCCTCCGCCGAGCCCCTGCTGGAACGCGTGTCCGCGCTCGACGGCCTGACCGGCCCGGCCGCCGCACTCCGCGAGCGGCTGCTGCGCTGGGACCGCCGGATGGACGCCGACAGCGAGGACGCCGGCCGGTACGCCGCCCTCCGCGGCGCCGTCGTCCGCCGACTCGCCGCGCATCCCGCCTTCGCCGCCCTGACGGCCCCGCCCGCCTACCCGGACGTCCTCCTGCCCTGGCTGGCGCTCCTCCCGCGGATCGGCTTCGCCCTCGAACACCTGCTGCGCGCCGAGGAGTTGTACGGCGTCGACCGGCAGCGGCTGGTGCGGGAGGCCCTCGAGGAGACGGCCGGGCAGCCGGCCGCCCCCTGGGGCGACACCCACCGCCTCGCCCCCTGGCGGGCCCTGCCCGACCCCTCGTACCGGGGACCGGCCCTCGCGGGCGACCACGACTGCGTGCTGTGCACCTCGTCCGTGCCCGGCGCGACCGATCTCGCCGCCCGCGGTCCCGCCGCCCGCTACGTGTGGGACCTGGCCCGGCGCGAGGACAGCCTGTGGGTCGTCCCGCACGGCGCGTCCGGCGTTCCCGGACATCCCCATCACCACGATCAGCTCCCCTTGTGGCTCGAGGGCGAGCTGGCTCCCGTCGTCACCGACTGGGCGCAGCTGACGAAGGAGAGCGACCATGGCTGA
- a CDS encoding siderophore-interacting protein produces the protein MAQGRGWEGAVLKLMRAKDFTLTVTAAEDVTGDYRRLRLSDGGLLAATGVHPTMWVRLWFDNAGRPHQRAYTLVDPDPASGAFSLEFALHEGAASDWARAAKPGDTVEATVQGTGFAPPAPAPSHVFVIGDPASLPAVNSLLGEGEGALGSAPATVWFEGEADGLPFRTDPARHEIRHVPRRDAGAELVERVRAELPGLLRATPDPYVWIACDTHTTRTLSAYLRKELGVPKERVHALGYWRAD, from the coding sequence ATGGCACAGGGGCGGGGCTGGGAGGGCGCGGTCCTCAAGTTGATGCGGGCGAAGGACTTCACCCTCACCGTGACGGCCGCGGAGGACGTCACCGGCGACTACCGGCGGCTGCGTCTGTCGGACGGCGGACTGCTCGCCGCCACCGGCGTCCACCCGACGATGTGGGTGCGGCTCTGGTTCGACAACGCGGGCCGGCCGCATCAGCGCGCCTACACGCTGGTCGACCCCGACCCGGCGTCCGGCGCCTTCAGCCTGGAGTTCGCCCTGCACGAGGGCGCCGCCAGCGACTGGGCCAGGGCGGCGAAGCCCGGCGACACCGTCGAGGCGACCGTCCAGGGCACCGGCTTCGCGCCGCCCGCACCGGCTCCCTCGCACGTCTTCGTCATCGGCGACCCGGCCTCGCTGCCCGCCGTCAACTCGCTGCTCGGCGAGGGCGAGGGCGCGCTCGGCTCCGCACCGGCCACCGTCTGGTTCGAGGGCGAGGCCGACGGCCTGCCCTTCCGGACCGACCCCGCCCGCCACGAGATACGGCACGTGCCCCGGCGCGACGCCGGCGCGGAGCTGGTCGAGCGGGTCAGGGCCGAGCTGCCCGGACTGCTGCGGGCCACACCCGATCCGTACGTCTGGATCGCCTGCGACACCCACACCACCAGGACGCTGTCGGCGTACCTGCGCAAGGAGCTGGGCGTCCCGAAGGAGCGGGTGCACGCCCTGGGGTACTGGCGCGCGGACTGA
- a CDS encoding HhH-GPD-type base excision DNA repair protein yields the protein MDVTLHLSQDAEADELLGRSPLAALVGMLLDQQVPMEWAFKGPRTIADRLGADDLDAQDIAVQDPEAFAALLSDKPAVHRYPGSMAKRIQQLCQYLVEHYDGDAAAVWKDADTGKELLRRLEELPGFGRQKAQIFLALLGKQLGVRPTGWREAAGPYGEPESFRSVADITGPESLGKVRAHKQEMKAAAKAAKAGKAGKAGKAGKQVEQQEPTD from the coding sequence ATGGACGTCACCCTTCACCTCTCCCAGGATGCCGAGGCCGACGAGCTCCTCGGGCGGTCCCCGCTCGCCGCGCTGGTCGGGATGCTGCTGGACCAGCAGGTCCCGATGGAGTGGGCGTTCAAGGGCCCCCGGACGATCGCCGACCGGCTCGGCGCCGACGACCTGGACGCGCAGGACATCGCCGTCCAGGACCCGGAGGCCTTCGCCGCGCTGCTCTCCGACAAGCCGGCGGTGCACCGCTACCCCGGTTCCATGGCCAAGCGCATCCAGCAGCTCTGCCAGTACCTCGTCGAGCACTACGACGGGGACGCAGCCGCCGTCTGGAAGGACGCCGACACCGGCAAGGAGCTGCTCCGGCGTCTCGAGGAGCTGCCCGGGTTCGGGCGGCAGAAGGCGCAGATCTTTCTCGCGCTGCTGGGCAAACAGCTCGGCGTGCGGCCCACGGGCTGGCGGGAGGCGGCCGGCCCCTACGGGGAGCCGGAGTCCTTCCGGTCCGTCGCCGACATCACCGGCCCGGAGTCGCTGGGCAAGGTCCGGGCGCACAAACAGGAGATGAAGGCGGCGGCGAAGGCCGCCAAGGCCGGGAAAGCCGGGAAGGCAGGAAAAGCGGGGAAACAGGTCGAGCAACAGGAACCGACCGACTGA
- a CDS encoding helicase HerA-like domain-containing protein produces the protein MDRESAFEKLSAAARPPGGNTPAATKKAPPPPLAWPSATPPGVAERDPSVVEQVVGSGIFKSPACSVGTQLGREITRSLFGTTRRRR, from the coding sequence GTGGACAGAGAGTCGGCGTTCGAGAAGCTGTCCGCCGCCGCCCGGCCGCCCGGCGGGAACACCCCGGCGGCGACGAAGAAGGCCCCGCCCCCGCCCCTGGCGTGGCCGAGCGCGACCCCTCCTGGCGTGGCCGAGCGCGACCCCTCCGTCGTGGAACAGGTGGTGGGCAGCGGGATCTTCAAGTCGCCGGCCTGCTCGGTCGGGACCCAGCTAGGCCGGGAGATCACCCGTTCCCTCTTCGGGACGACCCGCAGAAGGCGTTAG
- a CDS encoding type II toxin-antitoxin system VapB family antitoxin, translating into MIFKRIGNGRPYPDHGRESTRQWADVAPRPVRLDQLVTTKQQLDLETLLAEDSTFYGDLFAHVVKWQGDLYLEDGLHRAVRAALQQRQVLHARVLELD; encoded by the coding sequence GTGATCTTCAAGCGCATCGGAAACGGCCGGCCGTACCCCGACCACGGCCGGGAAAGCACCCGGCAGTGGGCGGACGTCGCGCCGCGCCCGGTCCGCCTCGATCAGCTGGTGACCACCAAGCAGCAGCTCGACCTGGAAACCCTGCTCGCGGAGGACTCCACCTTCTACGGCGACCTGTTCGCGCACGTCGTGAAGTGGCAGGGCGACCTGTACCTGGAGGACGGACTGCACCGCGCGGTGCGGGCGGCGCTCCAGCAGAGACAGGTGCTCCACGCCCGCGTGCTCGAGCTGGACTGA